One Streptococcus macedonicus ACA-DC 198 genomic region harbors:
- the yoeC gene encoding putative plasmid associated integrase/recombinase, with the protein MVQQIVLPIKDSNILKMVQDTLLDSFRSGRRNYTIFQVGKATLLRVSDVMKLKKSDVFNPDGTVKQTAFIHDQKTGKANTLYLKPVQQDLLMYHDWLVQQNLNSEWLFPSTARPDRHITEKQFYKIMARVGDLLGINYLGTHTMRKTGAYRVYTQSNYNIGLVMHLLNHSSEAMTLTYLGLDQASRETMLDQIDFG; encoded by the coding sequence ATGGTTCAACAAATCGTTCTACCCATCAAAGATTCAAATATCTTAAAAATGGTTCAAGACACCTTACTTGATAGCTTTCGTTCTGGACGTCGTAACTATACGATCTTCCAAGTTGGAAAAGCAACGCTTCTACGTGTGAGTGACGTCATGAAGCTAAAGAAATCAGACGTATTCAATCCTGACGGAACAGTAAAACAGACTGCTTTCATTCATGATCAAAAGACAGGTAAAGCGAATACTTTGTATTTAAAACCTGTCCAACAAGATTTATTGATGTATCATGATTGGCTGGTCCAACAAAATCTGAATTCCGAGTGGCTATTTCCTTCAACTGCTCGTCCTGACCGTCATATCACGGAGAAACAGTTTTATAAGATTATGGCACGAGTTGGTGATCTTTTAGGAATTAACTATCTAGGAACGCATACCATGCGTAAAACAGGTGCGTATCGTGTTTATACGCAATCAAACTATAACATTGGGTTAGTCATGCATTTATTAAACCATTCAAGCGAAGCCATGACCTTAACCTATCTTGGTTTAGATCAAGCTAGTCGAGAAACTATGCTCGATCAAATTGATTTTGGATAA
- a CDS encoding Transposase, with protein sequence MDETYIKIKGRWHYLYRAIDADGLTLDIWLRKKRDTQAAYAFLKRLHKQFGEPKAIVTDKAPSLGSAFRKLQSVGLYTKTEHRTVKYLNNLIEQDHRPIKRRNKFYQSLRTVSSTIKGMETLRGIYKKNRRNGPLFGFSVSTEIKVLMGITA encoded by the coding sequence ATGGACGAAACCTATATCAAAATTAAGGGACGTTGGCATTATCTTTATCGTGCAATTGATGCGGACGGCTTAACCTTAGATATCTGGTTACGAAAGAAACGGGATACGCAAGCAGCCTATGCTTTCTTAAAACGACTCCATAAACAGTTTGGTGAGCCGAAAGCAATTGTGACCGATAAAGCACCTTCTCTTGGCTCCGCCTTTAGAAAGTTACAGAGTGTGGGTTTATATACTAAGACAGAGCACCGAACTGTGAAGTATCTTAACAATTTAATAGAACAAGACCATCGACCTATTAAACGACGAAATAAATTTTATCAAAGTCTCCGTACAGTCTCTTCCACGATTAAGGGCATGGAGACCCTTCGAGGAATATATAAAAAGAACCGAAGAAATGGACCGCTCTTCGGCTTTTCGGTGTCTACTGAAATCAAGGTATTAATGGGAATAACAGCCTAA